The Capsicum annuum cultivar UCD-10X-F1 unplaced genomic scaffold, UCD10Xv1.1 ctg51647, whole genome shotgun sequence genome window below encodes:
- the LOC124892885 gene encoding AN1-type zinc finger protein 5-like, giving the protein MTFCVKAEKTILCSRGCGFHGTPNNNNLCSLCYKAFLIEEEEAKKNVTVATLSGGMSSLTLDDDSGKTEDVDSTIMKIKQRCMICKKKVGLIGFSCRCEGGMFCRVHRYPEEHACTFDFRSIGRVNLAKENRLCKVDKLENRI; this is encoded by the coding sequence ATGACTTTTTGTGTCAAAGCAGAAAAAACAATTTTATGTTCAAGGGGTTGTGGTTTTCATGGAACTCCAAACAATAACAACCTTTGTTCCCTATGCTACAAAGCTTTTctcatagaagaagaagaagccaagAAGAATGTAACAGTAGCAACCTTATCCGGTGGCATGTCTTCTCTTACTTTAGATGATGATTCTGGAAAAACTGAGGATGTTGATTCAACTATAATGAAGATTAAGCAAAGATGCATGATTTGCAAGAAGAAAGTGGGATTAATAGGGTTTAGTTGTCGATGTGAAGGAGGAATGTTTTGTAGGGTTCATAGGTATCCTGAAGAACATGCATGTACTTTCGATTTCAGGTCAATTGGTCGTGTGAATTTGGCTAAGGAAAATCGTCTATGCAAAGTTGATAAACTTGAGAATAGGATCTAG